A section of the Lusitaniella coriacea LEGE 07157 genome encodes:
- a CDS encoding acyl-CoA dehydrogenase family protein gives MTDGYCLHLAESYLQESVAPHAGDIDAGFDALQLALQGLGDRALLALKVPKQWQGKGLSPLEFHHFQETVASYSGALAFLQTQHQTAGALLANGTNEALKHAYLPLMGTGEVLVGVGFSHLRRQGKPTLTALEVDSGYELTGNVPWITGFGFFHHFIIGATLPTGEAVYGLMPLENLVQPAGGTLQFSPPMQLAAMESTNTVSARLEGWFLEKDRLITIEPRDRIREKDRKNVLNASSFALGCAKAGLTILQTAYHKKQFPFLLEAHNALEQELENCRRAILENLQTQTLNFEQRLSLRAEAIHLAQRCAQAAVTASSGAANGKSHPAQRVYQEALMFAVVAQTPAVMEATLARLLSPFPQRV, from the coding sequence ATGACTGATGGCTATTGCTTGCACCTTGCTGAATCCTATTTACAGGAGTCGGTTGCACCCCATGCTGGAGACATTGACGCAGGATTCGATGCGCTGCAACTGGCTTTGCAGGGGTTAGGCGATCGCGCGCTTCTGGCACTCAAAGTTCCCAAACAATGGCAGGGAAAGGGGTTAAGCCCCCTCGAATTCCACCACTTTCAAGAAACCGTCGCTTCCTACTCCGGAGCGCTCGCCTTTTTACAAACGCAACATCAAACCGCCGGAGCATTACTCGCCAACGGCACCAACGAAGCCCTCAAACACGCCTACTTGCCCCTCATGGGAACGGGAGAGGTTTTAGTTGGGGTGGGCTTTTCTCACCTGCGTCGCCAGGGAAAACCCACCCTAACCGCCTTAGAAGTCGATAGTGGCTACGAACTGACGGGAAACGTTCCTTGGATTACCGGATTTGGCTTTTTTCACCACTTCATTATCGGCGCAACCCTCCCAACTGGGGAAGCAGTCTACGGCTTGATGCCATTAGAAAATCTCGTGCAACCTGCTGGGGGAACGCTTCAATTTTCTCCTCCGATGCAACTCGCCGCGATGGAATCGACAAACACCGTTAGCGCCCGTTTGGAGGGGTGGTTTTTAGAGAAAGATCGCCTCATAACCATTGAACCGCGCGATCGCATTCGCGAAAAAGACCGAAAGAATGTTCTCAATGCCAGTTCCTTCGCCCTCGGCTGTGCCAAAGCGGGTTTAACAATCCTGCAAACCGCTTACCACAAAAAACAATTTCCTTTCTTGCTAGAAGCACACAACGCCCTAGAGCAGGAATTGGAAAATTGTCGCCGCGCCATCCTGGAAAACTTACAAACTCAAACCCTCAACTTCGAGCAACGCTTGTCCCTACGCGCAGAAGCCATTCACCTCGCTCAACGCTGCGCTCAAGCTGCCGTTACCGCTTCGAGTGGAGCCGCCAACGGGAAATCTCATCCGGCACAGCGCGTCTATCAAGAAGCCTTAATGTTTGCTGTCGTCGCCCAAACCCCAGCCGTAATGGAAGCCACTCTCGCCCGACTGCTTTCCCCGTTTCCCCAGCGCGTTTGA
- the psbV2 gene encoding photosystem II cytochrome PsbV2 translates to MTRFFAFLTRLSHYRGFLFAIFFASILFFSYTAPALAVSKYIKRFIASEPVTLDYDRAGNTKTFTPEDFEQGKELFKEHCIYCHVGGTTLQDPRVSLSTEDLAGATPPRDNVGAIVAFLREPMNYDGSEMSIWCRQVEEDWISQAELEKLAAFVIRAAQKSPGWGVIKRP, encoded by the coding sequence ATGACTCGATTTTTTGCATTTTTAACTCGTCTTTCCCATTACAGGGGCTTTTTGTTCGCGATCTTTTTCGCGAGCATTCTTTTTTTTAGTTACACTGCGCCTGCGCTAGCTGTTAGTAAATACATTAAGCGATTCATTGCCAGCGAACCCGTCACCCTAGATTACGATCGCGCGGGAAATACAAAAACTTTTACCCCAGAAGATTTCGAGCAGGGAAAAGAATTATTCAAAGAACACTGTATTTATTGCCACGTGGGAGGGACAACCCTACAAGATCCCAGAGTATCCCTTTCGACGGAAGACCTGGCAGGCGCAACACCACCGCGAGATAATGTCGGGGCAATTGTGGCGTTTTTGCGCGAACCCATGAATTATGATGGCAGCGAGATGAGTATTTGGTGTCGCCAAGTCGAAGAAGATTGGATATCCCAAGCCGAATTAGAAAAGTTAGCGGCATTTGTGATTCGAGCAGCGCAAAAATCGCCGGGTTGGGGCGTTATAAAGCGGCCGTGA
- the psbV gene encoding photosystem II cytochrome c-550, translating to MLKRFILGVLVTLFFAFQLPTDNASAVEMDKNLRTVTQSGQGETVVLSNAQFEHGKRVFNNTCSQCHMVGRTKTNPNVTLGDTSLKGAEPPRDSIAAIVSYLQNPKTYDGEVDISEFHPNTTRADLYPEMRNLTEDDLNDLAGYILSEINIRGSRWGAGKVYD from the coding sequence ATGCTAAAACGCTTTATTTTGGGAGTTCTTGTAACTCTATTTTTTGCCTTTCAACTACCAACAGATAATGCCTCTGCGGTTGAAATGGATAAAAACTTGCGCACGGTAACGCAAAGTGGGCAGGGTGAAACAGTCGTGTTAAGCAATGCTCAATTCGAGCATGGCAAGCGCGTATTTAACAACACTTGTTCCCAGTGCCACATGGTGGGAAGAACCAAAACTAACCCCAACGTGACATTAGGAGACACATCGCTCAAAGGAGCAGAGCCTCCTCGCGATAGCATTGCAGCAATTGTCAGCTACCTCCAAAATCCCAAAACCTATGACGGAGAAGTAGACATTAGCGAATTTCATCCCAATACAACTCGTGCCGATCTCTATCCTGAGATGAGAAATTTAACCGAAGACGATTTAAACGATCTAGCGGGCTATATTTTAAGTGAGATCAACATTCGCGGTTCTCGCTGGGGTGCGGGTAAAGTCTACGACTAA
- a CDS encoding sirohydrochlorin chelatase produces MTDNCEVTLLSAYLLIFHGSRDPRPQIAAEALAQKVALQLKQQASPSRIEGVARRSTTLLLAERGTALPWVETATLEFATVPLHERIEQFARTAKARGFSQIEILPQFLLSGVHAREDIPQAVAQARDRVGKTIKIKLNPHIGSNPEVVSLLSEKFQQFNTSARILLSHGSRRPGGNQEIETLAPQLGAIPAYWSIAPDLPTQIQILVNAGYPQIGIQPYFLFSGGITDAIARQIQHLQFQFPHAQLLLGHPLGATPELAALIAKTLNS; encoded by the coding sequence ATGACTGATAACTGCGAAGTGACCTTGCTCTCTGCCTACCTCCTCATCTTCCACGGAAGTCGCGATCCGCGCCCCCAAATCGCTGCCGAAGCCCTAGCCCAAAAGGTTGCACTGCAACTCAAGCAGCAGGCTTCTCCGAGTCGAATAGAAGGCGTTGCGCGACGCAGCACGACCCTTTTATTAGCAGAACGAGGCACCGCCTTGCCTTGGGTTGAAACCGCAACCTTGGAATTTGCCACAGTTCCCCTGCACGAGAGGATCGAACAATTTGCCCGCACTGCGAAAGCGCGCGGTTTTTCCCAAATCGAAATTCTCCCCCAATTTCTTCTCTCTGGGGTTCACGCCAGAGAAGATATTCCCCAAGCCGTCGCGCAAGCACGCGATCGCGTAGGAAAAACGATAAAAATCAAATTAAATCCCCATATTGGCAGCAATCCGGAAGTTGTTTCATTACTGAGTGAAAAGTTCCAGCAATTCAACACCTCAGCGCGCATATTACTCTCCCACGGCAGTCGTCGTCCTGGAGGAAACCAAGAAATTGAAACCCTTGCGCCCCAACTTGGTGCAATTCCCGCTTACTGGTCAATTGCTCCGGATTTACCAACGCAGATCCAAATATTAGTGAATGCAGGATACCCTCAAATCGGCATCCAGCCTTACTTTCTCTTCTCTGGAGGTATTACAGACGCGATCGCGCGACAAATTCAACACCTCCAATTCCAATTCCCTCACGCCCAACTCCTCCTCGGACATCCCCTCGGCGCAACCCCAGAACTCGCCGCACTTATTGCAAAGACCCTCAATTCTTGA
- a CDS encoding CoB--CoM heterodisulfide reductase iron-sulfur subunit B family protein, producing the protein MPTQTLRYAYFPGCVAQGACRELYQSTGLLAQALGIELIELKKAACCGSGTYKEDSQLLEDAVNARNIALAESLNLPLLTHCSTCQGVLGHVDERLKEAQEGDPDYLAQVNGFLAKEHCSPYRGTTEVKHLLWALVGDYGLDALEERVTRQLSGLRCAAFYGCYLLRAQKSIPFDNPFQPESMEKVFQTVGATPVEYPGRTQCCGWPLSSYAPQESFKMAGKHLQDAIAAGADCLVTPCPLCHLNLDSRQPEVEKVIGKTLKLPVLHLSQLVALALGIEPKQLGLERHVVSTQPVLQKLGFIN; encoded by the coding sequence ATGCCGACTCAAACTTTGCGATATGCCTATTTTCCGGGTTGCGTTGCTCAAGGCGCGTGCCGCGAACTCTACCAATCCACCGGGTTGTTGGCGCAAGCGCTCGGTATTGAATTGATCGAACTAAAAAAGGCAGCCTGCTGTGGTTCTGGGACGTACAAAGAAGATTCGCAACTCCTAGAGGATGCGGTGAATGCCCGGAATATTGCCTTGGCTGAATCGTTGAATTTGCCCCTATTGACCCATTGCAGCACGTGTCAGGGGGTTTTGGGTCATGTGGACGAGCGATTGAAGGAGGCTCAAGAGGGCGATCCCGACTACCTCGCACAGGTGAATGGATTTCTGGCGAAAGAACACTGCTCTCCCTATCGCGGGACGACGGAGGTCAAACATTTGTTGTGGGCGTTGGTGGGGGATTACGGTTTGGATGCCCTTGAGGAAAGGGTGACGCGCCAGTTGTCGGGGTTGAGGTGCGCTGCGTTTTATGGTTGTTATTTACTTCGGGCGCAAAAATCGATTCCTTTCGATAATCCCTTTCAACCCGAATCGATGGAAAAGGTTTTCCAAACAGTGGGGGCAACGCCTGTGGAGTATCCCGGACGGACGCAGTGCTGCGGTTGGCCTCTTTCGAGCTATGCACCCCAGGAATCTTTCAAAATGGCGGGGAAACATCTTCAGGACGCGATCGCGGCTGGGGCAGATTGTTTGGTGACCCCTTGTCCCCTCTGCCATCTCAACCTAGACTCCCGTCAGCCAGAAGTGGAGAAGGTTATTGGCAAAACTTTGAAATTGCCCGTTCTCCATCTCTCCCAACTTGTTGCCCTTGCGTTGGGCATCGAACCCAAACAGTTAGGGTTAGAGCGTCATGTGGTTTCAACGCAACCCGTGTTGCAAAAGTTGGGTTTTATTAACTAA
- the acpP gene encoding acyl carrier protein yields MSQEIFEKVQQIVSEQLEVETSKVTPEATFANDLGADSLDTVELVMALEEEFDIEIPDEAAEQIDTVQKAVDHIAMKVKTSA; encoded by the coding sequence ATGAGCCAAGAAATTTTTGAGAAAGTCCAACAAATTGTTTCCGAACAACTCGAAGTTGAAACCAGTAAAGTTACACCAGAAGCCACCTTTGCCAACGACTTAGGCGCTGATTCCCTCGATACCGTAGAATTGGTAATGGCTCTCGAAGAAGAATTTGATATTGAAATTCCCGATGAAGCAGCCGAACAAATCGATACGGTTCAAAAGGCTGTGGATCACATTGCAATGAAAGTGAAAACTTCTGCTTAA
- the fabF gene encoding beta-ketoacyl-ACP synthase II, with amino-acid sequence MTNPQLNRVVVTGLGAITPIGNTLSEYWEGLLSGRNGIAPITLFDPSRHACRIAGEVKGFDPHEYMERKEAKRMDRFAQFAVAASKNAIADAQLTIDDLNAEQVGVLIGTGVGGIKVLEDQQEVYLTKGPDRCSPFMIPMMIANMAAGLTAIHTGAKGPNSCVVTACAAGSNAVGDAFRLIQRGYAQAMICGGAEAAVTPLSVAGFASARALSTRNDDPQHACRPFDRDRDGFVMGEGTGILVLENLEHALRRGARIYAEIVGYGMTCDAYHITAPVPDGYGATRAIELAMQDAGLNPEQVSYINAHGTSTPANDVTETKAIKKALGESANKIPISSTKSMTGHLLGGSGGIEAVATVMAVANDKMPPTINLENPDPGCDLDYIPHKSRSGKVEVALSNSFGFGGHNVTLAFKKYT; translated from the coding sequence ATGACGAATCCACAACTCAATCGCGTTGTTGTCACGGGGTTAGGCGCAATAACCCCTATTGGAAATACGCTTTCTGAATATTGGGAAGGCTTATTAAGCGGGCGTAACGGGATTGCTCCGATTACGCTATTCGATCCTTCTCGCCACGCTTGCCGAATTGCCGGGGAAGTCAAAGGTTTCGATCCCCATGAATACATGGAACGCAAGGAAGCCAAGCGAATGGATCGTTTTGCCCAGTTCGCAGTAGCAGCCAGCAAGAACGCGATCGCGGATGCCCAATTGACCATCGACGACCTGAACGCAGAGCAAGTCGGAGTCTTGATTGGAACGGGTGTCGGCGGCATCAAAGTTCTCGAAGATCAGCAGGAAGTTTACCTAACCAAAGGGCCCGATCGCTGTAGCCCCTTCATGATTCCCATGATGATTGCGAATATGGCGGCGGGTTTAACCGCGATTCACACGGGAGCAAAAGGGCCCAACTCTTGCGTTGTTACTGCTTGTGCGGCAGGTTCTAATGCCGTTGGAGATGCCTTTCGCTTGATTCAACGAGGCTACGCCCAAGCCATGATTTGCGGGGGGGCAGAAGCTGCCGTTACGCCCCTATCCGTTGCGGGGTTTGCCTCGGCGCGGGCGCTTTCGACGCGCAACGACGATCCCCAACACGCCTGTCGTCCCTTCGACCGCGATCGCGACGGTTTTGTTATGGGGGAAGGAACCGGAATTCTGGTTTTAGAAAATTTGGAACACGCCTTGCGTCGCGGCGCGAGAATTTATGCCGAAATCGTCGGCTACGGAATGACCTGCGATGCCTATCACATTACTGCCCCCGTTCCTGACGGTTATGGCGCAACCCGCGCGATCGAACTGGCAATGCAAGATGCAGGGTTGAACCCAGAACAAGTGAGTTATATCAACGCTCACGGAACGAGTACGCCGGCAAACGATGTCACAGAAACCAAGGCAATTAAAAAAGCCCTGGGCGAGAGTGCCAACAAGATCCCCATCAGTTCGACAAAATCGATGACCGGACACCTCCTCGGCGGTTCTGGCGGGATCGAAGCCGTTGCAACAGTCATGGCAGTTGCCAACGATAAAATGCCCCCTACAATCAATCTAGAAAATCCAGACCCCGGATGCGATCTCGACTACATTCCTCACAAAAGTCGCTCTGGAAAAGTTGAAGTCGCACTGTCCAATTCCTTTGGATTTGGCGGGCATAACGTCACCTTAGCCTTTAAAAAATACACTTAA
- a CDS encoding CAAD domain-containing protein: MQEPQIKTVEQQNSTINTEPGGKIALPPAEQPWEEWVKPATDFLSQLPYYVNRFFSDYKKPLTVVAVCIAGGITAKVTLALLGAINDIPLLAPTMELVGLGYTGWFVWRYLLKASDRRELRAEIDKVKTQVLGSDS; this comes from the coding sequence ATGCAAGAGCCACAAATTAAGACCGTAGAGCAACAGAATTCGACAATTAACACCGAACCCGGAGGAAAAATTGCTCTCCCCCCTGCCGAACAACCTTGGGAAGAATGGGTCAAACCCGCGACTGATTTTCTCTCTCAGTTACCTTACTATGTGAATCGGTTTTTCTCAGACTACAAAAAGCCCTTGACCGTGGTTGCGGTCTGTATCGCAGGTGGAATTACCGCTAAAGTAACCTTGGCGCTCTTAGGCGCAATTAATGATATTCCGTTACTCGCACCCACTATGGAACTAGTAGGTTTGGGTTATACGGGATGGTTTGTTTGGCGCTATCTCCTCAAAGCATCCGATCGCCGGGAGTTAAGGGCAGAGATTGACAAGGTAAAAACCCAAGTCCTCGGTTCGGATTCCTAA
- a CDS encoding HetZ-related protein 2 has product MQTLRQGLEEFNLMTKLAVELETAWRDRLLADFPQQSPETRTSIVRWLLGGDLERFERLNPKQEEIAKQAMEYRYRILRQRYLGTAPTQAYRRLISRLGSLVMLRNKIRTWVALSRDRNRAVADVLQEIVQEMLNSDRYIQSAITWIGQCTQDKQLKNALLLTSIEEYCLRPIRNKPLLVYRFVNFLRRSQRGGLTQVPQQNIIRMISEEVTFDETDSPVSLLDTEAVANYQEMVDTEEQQVLRQVVQQEFERYLTEKVDPVAVDWLRLYLQGRSQEAISKKLNLPIKQVYRLREKVSYHAIKVFTIKNQPELVANWLQTSLKEHNLGLTPRQWDIFWQSLTPLQRQLIEQLKADVTLEEIAQTLDWKTSKVMSEWTQIYQAAQALRTNN; this is encoded by the coding sequence ATGCAAACTTTAAGACAGGGGTTAGAGGAGTTTAATTTAATGACCAAGTTAGCTGTGGAGCTAGAAACTGCTTGGCGCGATCGCCTACTGGCAGATTTCCCTCAGCAAAGCCCAGAAACTCGCACGAGTATCGTGCGCTGGCTACTCGGAGGAGATTTAGAGCGATTCGAGCGCTTGAATCCGAAGCAAGAAGAAATCGCCAAACAAGCAATGGAGTATCGCTATCGGATCCTGCGACAGCGTTACTTAGGCACAGCGCCAACTCAAGCCTATCGACGATTGATTTCTCGGTTGGGTTCTTTGGTGATGCTGCGCAACAAAATTCGCACCTGGGTTGCCCTCAGCCGCGATCGCAATCGCGCCGTTGCTGACGTTCTACAAGAGATCGTGCAGGAAATGCTCAACAGCGACCGCTACATCCAATCCGCGATTACCTGGATCGGTCAATGCACCCAAGACAAGCAGCTCAAAAATGCACTATTGCTGACGAGTATTGAAGAATATTGCCTGCGACCCATACGCAATAAACCTTTGCTCGTTTATCGCTTTGTCAATTTCCTGCGCCGTTCCCAACGCGGAGGACTCACTCAAGTCCCGCAGCAAAATATCATCCGCATGATTTCGGAAGAGGTGACTTTCGATGAAACGGATTCTCCTGTCAGTTTGCTCGACACAGAAGCGGTTGCAAACTACCAAGAAATGGTCGATACGGAAGAACAACAAGTTCTGCGGCAAGTCGTACAGCAAGAATTCGAGCGTTATTTAACAGAAAAAGTCGATCCCGTTGCCGTCGATTGGTTGCGCCTCTATCTTCAAGGTCGTTCACAAGAAGCAATCTCTAAAAAACTCAATTTACCGATTAAGCAAGTTTATCGATTGCGCGAAAAAGTCAGCTATCACGCGATCAAGGTATTTACGATTAAGAATCAGCCGGAATTGGTTGCAAATTGGTTACAAACCTCTTTGAAGGAACATAATTTAGGATTGACTCCCAGACAGTGGGATATTTTCTGGCAAAGTCTTACGCCCTTACAACGCCAGTTAATCGAGCAATTGAAAGCTGATGTCACATTGGAAGAAATCGCGCAAACCTTAGATTGGAAAACTAGCAAGGTTATGAGCGAGTGGACTCAAATCTACCAAGCGGCTCAAGCATTACGAACTAACAATTAA
- a CDS encoding FHA domain-containing protein, whose protein sequence is MPELLLEWQEANETKTYILQDRQPSKNPGTVRLGRDPVRCDLVLANPTVSGLHVEIFFHPQHHQFCLRNLRDSNPPVVDGRQIGRGEALLHPGSTIYLGHLLLKVNPVPVVVTGSSIPSTVLVAKSLPGIVSYGLECPHCHRLSTYERIDLGCGWCGTSLAAAASVVMPSSG, encoded by the coding sequence ATGCCAGAACTACTCCTTGAGTGGCAAGAAGCCAACGAAACCAAAACCTATATCCTTCAGGATCGACAGCCCAGTAAAAATCCTGGAACCGTTCGCTTGGGGCGAGATCCGGTGCGTTGCGATCTCGTTCTCGCCAATCCCACCGTCTCCGGACTGCACGTTGAGATTTTTTTCCATCCCCAACACCATCAATTTTGCTTGCGCAATCTTCGGGATAGTAATCCTCCTGTTGTAGACGGACGACAGATCGGTCGTGGCGAAGCGCTTTTGCATCCCGGCAGCACGATCTATCTGGGACACCTCTTGCTCAAGGTTAACCCCGTTCCCGTCGTGGTGACAGGAAGTAGCATTCCTTCGACAGTGCTTGTGGCTAAAAGTTTGCCTGGGATTGTCTCTTACGGGCTGGAATGTCCCCACTGCCATCGCCTTTCGACCTACGAACGGATCGATTTGGGGTGTGGTTGGTGCGGAACCTCTTTGGCGGCGGCGGCGAGTGTAGTCATGCCTTCATCGGGTTAA
- a CDS encoding retropepsin-like aspartic protease family protein — translation MLLPSRRTTTSIALTSLFALGIVACGRDQTENKVESPAVAASNSADPYKQAINTASSAIKVTQGTPQQADWAKASQHWQQAIQHLQAVPASHPQHQAAQTKIPQYQRFLAVAQNKSKAANPPAAKTAKLPSGRDPYNEAIALASSAITVSQTAMVQEDWTIIAERWRQAVDYLKAVPSSHPQYQAAQAKIPQYQRFFTEAKDKANPPQSVQANTNEDVNPKFFSLPIKERTRGIPIVEVKFNGQQKFEMLFDTGASLTLLGGHMATALNLQPVDSALVTIADGSQVLVPLVKLDSIEASGRIKRNLTAAVAPSMPIGLLGQDFFEKYDYTIKQNAIEFRLRS, via the coding sequence ATGTTATTACCTTCCCGTCGCACTACCACCTCGATCGCTTTAACGAGTCTTTTCGCTTTAGGAATTGTTGCCTGCGGTCGCGACCAAACAGAAAATAAAGTCGAATCCCCTGCTGTGGCAGCCAGTAACTCCGCCGATCCCTACAAGCAAGCCATTAACACCGCCTCCAGTGCTATCAAAGTCACTCAAGGGACACCCCAACAAGCAGATTGGGCAAAAGCATCTCAACACTGGCAACAAGCCATTCAGCACCTACAAGCGGTTCCCGCCTCCCACCCGCAACACCAAGCCGCGCAGACCAAAATTCCCCAATACCAGCGTTTTTTAGCAGTCGCTCAAAACAAGAGTAAAGCTGCCAATCCTCCTGCGGCGAAAACCGCTAAACTCCCCTCCGGACGAGATCCTTACAACGAAGCGATTGCATTGGCTTCCAGCGCGATTACCGTGAGTCAAACAGCAATGGTACAGGAAGACTGGACGATTATTGCCGAGCGCTGGCGACAGGCAGTGGACTATCTCAAAGCGGTTCCGTCTTCTCACCCGCAATACCAAGCCGCACAAGCCAAAATTCCTCAGTACCAGCGTTTCTTTACAGAAGCAAAGGATAAAGCCAATCCACCGCAATCCGTCCAAGCTAATACAAATGAAGATGTCAATCCTAAGTTTTTTAGCTTACCGATTAAAGAACGCACTCGAGGCATTCCGATTGTTGAAGTTAAATTCAACGGGCAACAAAAGTTCGAGATGCTGTTTGATACCGGAGCAAGCTTAACGCTGCTGGGCGGTCATATGGCAACGGCATTGAATTTACAGCCAGTTGATTCGGCATTAGTCACGATTGCAGATGGCTCTCAAGTGTTAGTTCCACTGGTTAAACTCGACTCGATTGAGGCAAGCGGTCGAATTAAACGAAATCTCACTGCGGCTGTTGCACCAAGTATGCCGATTGGTTTGCTCGGACAGGACTTTTTTGAAAAATATGACTACACGATCAAACAGAACGCGATTGAGTTTCGCCTCCGTTCCTAA
- a CDS encoding tetratricopeptide repeat protein — MIDLDRLNIQDEARFKKKIKTLKHHLLCRRNIGALWIGCALEETAQMIREIERYDRSEKVEIIELHPFKQNWRDIVERSFFKQNTSTIAIVKRNDLAKSFKDSWNARLFSSIFERIDKSQEQYSESNLFILSDLETLEHLSSQRENLTLLEEGIFEQTSRLQNLENNNSIKNALLEGNIQDYIALSSFERQQRVNEIKSILSERDRVFSTQSDLGLELGNIFYFENQYQDAIASYDRVLETLSNSYKAWNNRGVALEHLEQYEEAIISYDRALKIKPDFDKAWYNKGIALKELERYEAAIESYNQALQYKTNEHDTWNNRGVALEKIGCYEEAIASYNQALRFKPDKAETWYNKGVALAQLGYLQEALNAYEKALEQQNNLHDAWNNRGVILRNLGRYEEALNSYDRAVQCKPNKYEAWNNRGVLLGMLGRYQEEQLAYDRALRCQPNNSEAWINQGVALASLGDIEVAILAYNQALQLQPNNPTAWYNKACCHALQTQFDLALESLQSAIELDPKTIQDWAKTEPDLDAIQHDPRFQKLLRQ; from the coding sequence ATGATTGACCTCGATCGACTAAATATCCAAGATGAAGCAAGGTTCAAGAAAAAGATTAAAACCCTGAAGCATCATTTACTATGCCGAAGGAACATTGGTGCTTTATGGATTGGTTGTGCTTTGGAAGAAACCGCTCAAATGATTCGAGAGATCGAACGTTACGATCGAAGCGAAAAGGTTGAGATCATCGAGTTACATCCATTTAAGCAAAATTGGCGCGATATCGTTGAGCGAAGCTTTTTCAAACAAAACACTTCTACAATCGCGATCGTCAAAAGAAACGATCTTGCAAAAAGTTTTAAAGACTCTTGGAATGCTCGTCTTTTTTCATCAATTTTTGAAAGGATAGACAAAAGTCAAGAACAATATTCAGAATCAAATTTATTCATTTTGAGCGATCTTGAAACTCTCGAACACTTATCAAGTCAAAGAGAGAATTTAACACTGCTAGAAGAAGGGATATTTGAGCAGACTTCAAGATTGCAAAATCTTGAAAATAATAATTCCATTAAAAATGCACTATTAGAAGGAAATATTCAAGACTACATTGCTTTGAGTTCCTTCGAGCGCCAGCAAAGAGTCAATGAAATAAAAAGTATTCTTTCAGAACGCGATCGCGTATTTTCCACTCAATCCGATCTTGGGTTAGAACTCGGAAATATTTTTTATTTTGAAAATCAATATCAAGACGCGATCGCGTCCTACGATCGCGTCCTTGAAACACTATCAAACTCCTACAAAGCCTGGAATAATCGGGGAGTGGCATTAGAGCATTTAGAACAGTATGAAGAAGCCATCATTTCCTACGATCGCGCCCTAAAAATTAAACCCGACTTTGATAAAGCCTGGTATAACAAAGGCATTGCCTTGAAAGAATTGGAACGCTATGAAGCCGCAATTGAATCTTATAACCAAGCTCTTCAATATAAAACCAACGAACACGATACTTGGAATAATCGCGGCGTGGCATTAGAGAAAATAGGGTGTTATGAAGAAGCGATCGCGTCCTACAATCAAGCCCTTCGATTCAAACCCGACAAAGCCGAAACTTGGTACAACAAAGGAGTTGCATTAGCACAATTAGGATATCTCCAAGAGGCTTTAAATGCCTACGAAAAAGCCCTAGAGCAGCAAAACAACTTGCATGATGCTTGGAATAATCGTGGCGTGATTTTGAGAAATTTGGGACGCTATGAAGAAGCCCTAAACTCTTACGATCGCGCAGTTCAATGCAAACCTAACAAATACGAAGCCTGGAATAATCGTGGCGTATTATTAGGAATGTTGGGACGCTACCAAGAAGAACAACTCGCTTACGATCGCGCTTTACGCTGCCAACCGAATAATTCCGAAGCTTGGATCAATCAAGGCGTTGCCCTAGCCAGTTTGGGGGACATAGAAGTTGCAATTCTCGCCTATAACCAAGCCCTACAACTGCAACCGAACAATCCCACTGCTTGGTATAACAAAGCCTGTTGCCACGCCCTACAAACTCAATTCGATCTTGCCCTCGAAAGCCTACAAAGCGCCATTGAACTCGATCCCAAAACCATTCAAGACTGGGCAAAAACAGAACCAGATTTGGACGCAATTCAGCACGATCCTAGATTTCAGAAATTGCTAAGACAGTAA